From the genome of Scytonema hofmannii PCC 7110, one region includes:
- a CDS encoding GNAT family N-acetyltransferase, with product MILSSQRLTLREFMPEDWQAVFDYQADPQYLEFYEWETRSETDVQEFVQMFLEQQKQVPRTKFQLAIVLKEEEKVIGNCGIRKIKPELPEASLGYEIAADYWGKGYATEAATTMIKFGFEELKLQRIYGWCIAENLASARVMEKVGMQFEERFTENEWFKGRWWDTLIFGISRDEWERTA from the coding sequence GGCAAGCCGTTTTTGACTACCAAGCAGATCCACAATACCTGGAATTTTACGAATGGGAGACACGTAGCGAAACTGATGTGCAAGAATTTGTGCAAATGTTTTTAGAACAGCAAAAGCAAGTGCCAAGAACGAAATTTCAGTTAGCGATCGTCTTAAAAGAAGAAGAAAAAGTCATTGGAAATTGTGGTATTCGCAAAATAAAACCAGAATTACCAGAAGCTTCCCTTGGTTACGAAATAGCTGCAGATTACTGGGGAAAGGGATATGCAACGGAAGCAGCAACCACCATGATAAAGTTTGGTTTTGAGGAGTTAAAGCTACAACGTATTTATGGCTGGTGCATTGCTGAAAACCTTGCCTCTGCTAGAGTGATGGAAAAAGTAGGGATGCAATTTGAGGAAAGATTTACTGAGAATGAATGGTTTAAGGGGCGCTGGTGGGATACTTTGATTTTTGGAATTTCAAGAGATGAGTGGGAAAGAACTGCATAA